Proteins encoded by one window of Helicobacter winghamensis ATCC BAA-430:
- the mobP1 gene encoding MobP1 family relaxase — translation MSRPIKIFDDEIIARKVFTKIENASKLPLNYINKNRDKYTKDIKTGKLISKNMFRKNTEVVVKITSGSKNSQALSKHLDYISRKGSVELITNDFDRYVGEDEILEVKRIFKNEGSPIPLYKEGAKEKRHTINMVFSMKEHSTTPKEKLQQATITTLKRIYPNNLFVVAFHGDTDNPHCHICLKVADKNGKRINPRKADLANLRAEFAKALNELGVEAKATNKKQKEVEVNQEYSAKLNREKQIYKAPQIKMHYYQVMDFGGANYQFSTDKNAKKSYYVSYKTKKGITTIWGQDLERVVKENKVLRGEYARFKIIGQEEYEIKRKAKINNKWQEVTKTLTKHIWDVSVIGREKDLKQIPKTTNTKKYRIKGVNSERAYTKQYRQRVLQELGNQSTIRREVAQERNSMRVLSKQPMVYNTKRTQMLLHLNALNQLQQGKRGRTDNSLRWTSARNNEITRDG, via the coding sequence ATGTCAAGACCGATTAAAATATTTGACGATGAGATAATTGCTAGGAAAGTTTTTACTAAAATAGAAAATGCTTCAAAGCTACCGCTAAACTATATCAATAAAAATAGAGATAAATACACTAAAGATATAAAAACAGGTAAGCTTATTAGTAAAAATATGTTTAGAAAAAATACTGAAGTCGTTGTAAAAATTACTTCAGGTTCTAAAAATTCCCAAGCACTTTCAAAACATCTTGATTATATTTCTCGCAAGGGAAGCGTAGAGTTAATTACAAATGATTTTGATAGATATGTAGGAGAAGATGAGATTTTAGAAGTTAAAAGAATTTTCAAAAATGAAGGATCTCCTATTCCATTATATAAAGAAGGTGCTAAGGAAAAAAGACATACTATTAATATGGTTTTTTCTATGAAAGAGCATTCTACAACTCCAAAAGAAAAATTGCAACAAGCCACAATAACAACTTTAAAAAGAATATATCCAAATAATCTTTTTGTTGTTGCTTTTCACGGAGATACGGATAATCCGCATTGTCATATTTGTTTAAAAGTTGCGGATAAAAATGGAAAAAGAATTAATCCTAGAAAGGCTGATTTAGCTAATTTAAGAGCTGAATTTGCAAAAGCATTAAATGAATTGGGTGTTGAAGCAAAAGCTACAAACAAAAAGCAAAAAGAAGTAGAAGTAAATCAAGAGTATTCTGCAAAATTAAATAGAGAAAAGCAAATTTATAAAGCTCCACAAATAAAAATGCACTATTATCAAGTTATGGATTTTGGAGGGGCAAATTATCAGTTTAGCACCGATAAAAATGCAAAGAAAAGTTATTATGTAAGCTATAAAACCAAAAAAGGAATAACTACAATTTGGGGACAAGATTTAGAAAGAGTTGTGAAAGAAAATAAAGTTTTAAGAGGTGAGTATGCAAGATTTAAAATAATAGGGCAAGAAGAATATGAGATAAAAAGAAAGGCAAAAATTAACAATAAGTGGCAAGAAGTTACCAAAACACTTACAAAACATATTTGGGATGTTTCTGTTATCGGCAGAGAAAAAGATTTGAAACAAATCCCTAAAACAACAAATACTAAAAAATATAGAATTAAAGGAGTAAATAGTGAGAGAGCTTATACAAAACAATATAGACAGAGAGTCTTACAAGAGCTCGGTAATCAATCAACTATCCGAAGAGAAGTTGCCCAAGAAAGAAACTCTATGCGAGTATTGTCCAAACAGCCTATGGTTTATAACACAAAACGAACTCAAATGCTTCTGCACCTCAATGCACTCAATCAGTTACAGCAAGGAAAGCGAGGAAGAACCGATAATAGTTTGCGATGGACAAGTGCTAGGAATAATGAGATTACAAGAGATGGATAA
- a CDS encoding NYN domain-containing protein produces the protein MEAKELAKRLKDYVWETLRRNEDYLYRVYIYDCEPLDKNVPMPPIEKTDKSKNLSKTTTYKFRSELLNHLRKQPYFAVRLGEIDENSFQWKFRDYDKFRKILRKEIDIGELTNEDFVLDIKQKGVDMKIGLDIATLANKHQAEKIILITADSDFIPAVKHARKEGIIVQLDPMRVPETQIKKGLLEHIDILSSVFINKNKNGD, from the coding sequence ATGGAGGCTAAAGAATTGGCTAAGAGATTAAAAGATTATGTGTGGGAAACCCTTAGAAGAAATGAAGATTATTTATATAGAGTTTATATTTACGATTGCGAACCGTTAGATAAAAATGTTCCTATGCCACCCATAGAAAAAACCGATAAATCTAAAAACTTAAGCAAAACTACAACATACAAATTTAGAAGCGAACTTTTAAATCACCTAAGAAAACAACCTTATTTTGCTGTAAGATTAGGTGAAATCGATGAAAATTCGTTTCAATGGAAATTTAGAGATTATGATAAATTTAGAAAAATTCTACGCAAAGAAATAGATATTGGTGAGCTTACAAACGAAGATTTTGTTTTAGATATTAAACAAAAGGGTGTAGATATGAAAATAGGACTTGATATTGCAACTTTAGCAAATAAACATCAAGCCGAAAAAATAATTTTAATCACAGCAGATAGTGATTTTATCCCTGCTGTTAAGCACGCCAGAAAAGAAGGAATTATTGTTCAATTAGATCCAATGAGAGTTCCAGAAACTCAAATTAAAAAAGGTTTGTTGGAGCATATTGACATCCTTTCGTCTGTTTTTATTAATAAAAATAAAAATGGCGATTAA
- a CDS encoding SNF2-related protein, producing MRKTKRQIEDEKYYGGKSLFDFIELEFSQGEENEQQNGELSQHRETANGVERISVSSSSSSLDRQENSTIQLDNTREMGGTLSKHHQESRNVRTNDTSITTSTNGTTNFREQGSGGNERAGTNGYGDTNPNSNQSQSIHSDRTTDLFSFVSRNDDERQGANARRNNQQSVLESTTRDDDFERRNFKSGQKLDFTADDEIYLGSLKDRFQKNIHAIKLLKTIEQENRYATKQEQEILNRFSGWGGIPQAFDHQNKEWEKEFKELISTLDYTEYENAKLSTLDAFYTPKIVIDTIYQGLNHLGFNNDKHTKEIFEPSAGIGSFLSYAKNYSNNYHFTCIELDSISSNILKSLHPNQTIYNKAFEHHLFDKPYDAFIGNPPFGQKKVLDPNDTTLNKSSVHNYFIGNAIKNLKEDGIAAFVVSSYFLDSKNNTIRDYIAEQATFLGAVRLPNNAFKKRANTEVTTDIIFFKKGKDLNIDNKWLESVEYYEDRFDEAEKRGLNHNIFSYFRINEYFKNNPQNILGKMDIKSSQYGHDLECLDDGRDLKIALENFVKTLPKDIYQYQETKITLSYYRINKESPEYQKYSQIISKLKDGNYFEYGGEIYMKVRSDDELVFSKPALNEHDKRRIKKLIAIRNQFNTLIEYEKNEANDVLVENQRKQLNKLYDDFVTKEGYLNREANKKAFKEDVEANKILALEKNYNAGISKNVALKEGIEPILPSATKADIFFKRTINAQKEIKISTPQEALIACINEYGRIDLNFLEANLEQPLDETLNTLEQNRLIFKDHLNPSRFILAEKYLSGNVKAKYKEVKKLIEDGFNEFANNLESLEQVLPKDLKAVDISLSLGTTWIPIKYYKQFIEETLQIDSRDYDLFLLEKTGEWNLKGLGHSLSPYVRSQYGTERIGCFDLFEHALLRKPIRIYDKKQDETGREYRELNPKETAIANSKLENLKNEFAEWIYKDYDRRTDLENIYNEKFNTNKEPQYNGENLELPNFNANIKLKKHQKNAIYRAIQESNIIFDHQVGAGKTLVAICSVMEQKRMGLLNKPLIVVPNHLARQWNDEFYHAYTNANILVATNDDLKKDNRERFFSKIATNNYDAVIMTHSQFKLIPAPYDIIKRQYEKDISILEETLKRKQDDENVMRYSVKDLEKRIENFKVKLKDLQTAHKKSKAIDFSELGIDALIIDEAHEFKNLLITTSMGDISGLGNLKGSQKAYDLYCKTQYIHEQNKKLYFLTGTPISNSITELFTLQRYIQPNTLNEKGIESFDSWASTFGEVTNAWELDSSGINYKIVARFNKFKNVPELSTMYKSVADIVTNNDIMKYQKDFVPKLYNDKPINIVAPRSEAIAEFIGIQDENGRWNEGSIVWRMEHQQDDIARNNLLACTTDARKAGLDFRLINPYYDDYADSKINKLIENVYGEYNAWNDDRGTQLIFCDLSTPKQHSQKVALIGNNLSPKPNKEDEFVNINETMEQSEEENHKSLDELLAEQSKFDVYTDILKKLVAKGIPQNEIRFIHDAKTDLQKSQLFADMNTGKARILIGSTQKMGAGTNVQKRIVALHHLDCPWRPSDLEQRSGRVIRQGNELFMRDPQNFRVKEFRYATERTYDARMWQVIESKARSIEQFRKAGVDVRTLEDITSGAADAAEMKAEATGNPLILLQVQLTSDLRQEEMLYSGYKRQIHNNEESLKVNLSKIEFLQKDIIKMETLNAIIKENNNEHFQGKYYINDDENISAKDFIVLKDDTSDLNKARQAELTKNFENTIQMIANNYQKEYKVLEYKGLIISGEKTDLNTLSFYVSTPDGQTIMEPENMVYKRDDKTFFTLENYVNFGGFMKRLNNFYNDLEKFSQFNKSKIESLKKEIAELENITGDNTPIYKRKDYLEALREDNRIVIEEIEKMSKQKGYKSDFVPKSAKILEDLNRHNKIMKDRELLI from the coding sequence ATGCGGAAAACAAAAAGACAAATTGAAGATGAAAAGTATTATGGTGGCAAAAGCCTATTTGATTTTATAGAATTAGAATTTTCACAAGGAGAAGAAAATGAGCAACAGAATGGAGAATTATCCCAACATAGAGAAACTGCAAATGGCGTTGAACGAATTAGCGTTTCATCAAGTTCATCAAGCTTGGATAGACAAGAAAATTCCACAATACAGCTTGATAATACTAGAGAGATGGGCGGAACTTTATCCAAACACCATCAAGAATCTAGGAATGTCAGAACTAATGACACTAGCATTACCACAAGCACAAATGGAACTACAAATTTTAGAGAGCAAGGAAGCGGAGGAAATGAGAGAGCAGGGACTAACGGATATGGAGATACTAACCCAAACTCAAATCAATCTCAATCAATTCATAGCGATAGAACCACAGATTTATTCTCCTTTGTTTCAAGAAATGATGATGAGAGACAAGGAGCAAATGCAAGAAGAAACAATCAACAATCAGTATTGGAATCTACAACAAGAGATGATGACTTTGAAAGAAGAAATTTCAAATCTGGGCAAAAACTAGATTTTACAGCCGATGATGAAATCTATCTTGGCTCTTTGAAAGATAGATTTCAAAAAAATATCCACGCCATTAAACTTTTAAAAACCATAGAGCAAGAAAATCGCTACGCCACTAAACAAGAGCAAGAAATTCTCAATAGATTTTCAGGTTGGGGTGGAATTCCACAAGCTTTTGACCACCAAAATAAAGAATGGGAAAAAGAGTTTAAAGAACTTATCTCTACACTAGATTACACAGAATACGAAAACGCAAAACTATCTACCTTAGACGCTTTTTATACTCCAAAAATTGTCATTGATACAATTTATCAAGGACTTAATCATTTGGGCTTTAATAATGATAAACACACGAAAGAAATCTTTGAGCCAAGTGCAGGAATAGGCTCGTTTTTATCTTATGCTAAAAATTACAGCAATAATTATCACTTTACTTGCATTGAGCTTGATAGCATAAGCTCAAATATTCTAAAATCTTTACACCCTAATCAAACAATTTATAATAAAGCCTTTGAACATCACTTGTTTGATAAGCCTTATGATGCTTTTATAGGCAATCCACCCTTTGGTCAAAAAAAGGTTCTAGACCCAAATGATACAACACTTAATAAATCAAGTGTGCATAATTATTTCATTGGCAACGCCATTAAAAATTTGAAAGAAGATGGAATTGCTGCCTTTGTAGTGTCAAGTTATTTTTTAGATTCTAAAAATAACACTATAAGAGATTATATCGCGGAACAAGCAACATTCTTAGGTGCTGTAAGATTACCAAACAATGCTTTTAAAAAAAGAGCCAACACTGAAGTTACCACAGATATTATCTTTTTTAAGAAAGGCAAAGATTTAAATATTGACAATAAATGGCTAGAGAGCGTGGAATATTATGAGGATCGTTTTGATGAGGCGGAAAAGAGAGGTTTAAATCATAATATTTTCAGCTATTTTAGAATTAATGAATATTTTAAAAATAATCCTCAAAATATCTTAGGAAAAATGGATATTAAAAGCTCTCAATATGGTCATGATTTAGAATGCTTAGATGATGGTAGGGATTTAAAAATTGCTTTGGAAAATTTTGTCAAAACTTTACCTAAGGATATTTATCAATACCAAGAAACAAAAATTACATTGTCCTATTACAGAATTAACAAAGAATCGCCTGAATATCAAAAATATAGCCAAATTATAAGCAAATTAAAAGATGGAAATTATTTTGAGTATGGTGGCGAAATTTATATGAAAGTTAGAAGTGATGACGAGTTGGTTTTTTCAAAACCAGCCCTAAACGAACACGATAAAAGAAGAATTAAAAAACTCATCGCCATTAGAAATCAATTTAACACTCTCATTGAGTATGAAAAAAATGAAGCTAATGATGTTTTGGTAGAAAATCAAAGAAAGCAACTTAATAAACTTTATGATGATTTTGTTACCAAAGAGGGATATTTAAATAGAGAAGCAAACAAAAAAGCCTTCAAAGAAGATGTAGAAGCGAATAAAATTTTAGCTTTGGAGAAAAATTATAATGCGGGTATTTCTAAAAATGTCGCATTAAAAGAAGGCATTGAACCTATATTGCCAAGTGCCACAAAGGCTGATATTTTTTTCAAAAGAACCATCAACGCACAAAAAGAAATTAAAATCTCAACTCCACAAGAAGCACTTATTGCTTGCATTAATGAGTATGGAAGAATTGATTTAAATTTCCTAGAAGCCAACTTGGAACAACCGCTAGATGAAACACTTAATACTTTAGAACAAAATAGATTAATCTTTAAAGACCACCTTAATCCCTCTCGCTTTATCTTAGCCGAAAAGTATCTTTCTGGAAATGTTAAAGCAAAATACAAAGAGGTAAAGAAGCTTATAGAAGATGGCTTTAATGAATTTGCTAATAATTTAGAAAGCTTAGAACAAGTTTTACCCAAAGACTTGAAAGCAGTTGATATTTCACTAAGCTTAGGGACAACTTGGATACCTATAAAATACTACAAACAATTTATAGAAGAAACTCTGCAAATTGATTCTAGAGACTATGATTTATTCTTATTAGAAAAAACAGGTGAGTGGAATCTTAAAGGTCTTGGACATTCCTTAAGTCCCTATGTTCGCTCACAATATGGCACAGAAAGAATAGGCTGTTTTGATTTATTTGAACACGCTTTATTGAGAAAGCCTATTCGCATTTATGATAAAAAACAAGATGAAACAGGCAGAGAATATAGGGAATTAAATCCAAAAGAAACTGCAATTGCTAATTCTAAATTAGAAAACTTAAAAAATGAGTTTGCAGAATGGATTTATAAGGATTATGATAGACGCACAGATTTAGAAAATATCTATAATGAAAAATTTAACACAAATAAAGAACCACAATATAATGGAGAAAATTTAGAACTTCCCAATTTCAATGCTAACATTAAGCTCAAAAAACACCAAAAAAATGCAATATATAGGGCAATTCAAGAAAGTAACATTATTTTTGACCATCAAGTTGGTGCTGGAAAAACTTTAGTCGCAATTTGCTCTGTAATGGAGCAAAAGAGAATGGGGCTTTTAAATAAACCCTTAATCGTTGTGCCAAATCACTTAGCTAGACAATGGAATGATGAGTTTTACCACGCTTATACAAATGCTAATATTCTAGTCGCTACAAATGATGATTTAAAAAAGGATAATAGAGAAAGATTTTTCTCAAAAATAGCTACAAATAACTATGATGCTGTTATTATGACTCACTCGCAATTTAAATTAATCCCTGCTCCTTATGATATTATTAAAAGACAATACGAGAAAGATATTAGCATTTTGGAAGAAACCTTAAAAAGAAAGCAAGATGATGAAAATGTTATGCGATATTCCGTCAAAGATTTAGAAAAACGCATTGAGAATTTTAAGGTGAAATTGAAAGATTTGCAAACAGCACATAAAAAATCCAAAGCGATAGATTTTTCGGAACTAGGTATCGATGCTTTAATTATTGATGAAGCACACGAATTTAAAAATCTACTCATCACAACTTCAATGGGAGATATAAGCGGTCTTGGAAATTTAAAAGGCTCGCAAAAAGCATACGACCTTTATTGTAAAACACAATATATTCACGAACAAAATAAAAAGCTCTATTTTCTAACAGGCACACCGATAAGTAATTCAATTACAGAACTCTTCACTTTACAAAGATACATACAGCCTAATACATTAAATGAAAAAGGAATAGAAAGTTTTGATTCTTGGGCTTCTACTTTTGGAGAAGTTACAAATGCTTGGGAACTTGATAGCTCTGGAATTAATTATAAAATCGTTGCGAGATTTAACAAATTTAAAAATGTCCCTGAACTTTCTACGATGTATAAAAGCGTGGCTGATATTGTAACAAATAATGATATTATGAAATATCAAAAAGACTTCGTGCCAAAACTTTACAATGATAAGCCTATTAATATCGTTGCTCCTAGAAGTGAAGCAATAGCAGAATTTATAGGTATTCAAGATGAAAATGGAAGGTGGAACGAAGGCTCTATCGTATGGAGAATGGAACATCAACAAGATGATATTGCTAGAAATAATCTTCTTGCTTGCACCACAGACGCTAGAAAGGCTGGACTTGATTTTAGGCTCATTAATCCTTATTATGATGATTATGCAGATTCTAAAATCAATAAACTAATTGAAAATGTTTATGGTGAGTATAATGCGTGGAATGACGACAGGGGAACGCAATTAATTTTTTGCGATTTATCTACACCAAAACAACATTCACAAAAAGTTGCTTTAATAGGTAACAATTTATCTCCAAAACCAAACAAAGAAGATGAATTTGTCAATATCAATGAAACAATGGAGCAAAGTGAAGAAGAAAATCATAAAAGCCTTGATGAACTCTTAGCAGAACAATCAAAATTTGATGTTTATACTGATATTTTAAAAAAACTTGTTGCCAAAGGCATTCCACAAAATGAAATCCGCTTTATCCACGACGCAAAAACGGATTTGCAAAAAAGCCAACTTTTTGCAGATATGAATACAGGAAAAGCTAGAATTTTAATTGGCTCAACTCAAAAAATGGGTGCTGGAACAAATGTGCAAAAAAGAATTGTAGCTTTACATCATTTAGATTGTCCGTGGCGTCCTAGCGATTTAGAGCAAAGAAGTGGTAGAGTTATAAGGCAAGGCAATGAGCTTTTTATGAGAGACCCACAAAATTTTAGAGTTAAAGAATTTAGATACGCAACTGAAAGAACTTATGACGCTAGAATGTGGCAAGTTATTGAAAGCAAAGCAAGATCCATAGAGCAATTTAGAAAAGCTGGTGTTGATGTAAGAACCTTAGAGGATATTACAAGCGGAGCGGCAGATGCGGCAGAAATGAAAGCAGAAGCCACAGGAAATCCACTCATCTTATTGCAGGTGCAATTAACCAGTGATTTAAGACAAGAAGAAATGCTTTATAGTGGCTATAAAAGGCAAATTCACAATAATGAAGAAAGTCTTAAAGTCAATCTTTCAAAAATTGAATTCTTACAAAAAGATATTATTAAAATGGAAACCTTAAATGCAATCATTAAAGAAAATAATAATGAGCATTTTCAAGGAAAATACTATATCAATGATGATGAAAATATTTCCGCAAAAGACTTCATCGTCCTTAAAGATGATACTAGCGATTTAAACAAAGCTAGACAAGCGGAGCTGACAAAAAACTTTGAAAATACCATTCAAATGATAGCAAATAACTATCAAAAAGAATATAAAGTTTTAGAATACAAAGGATTGATTATTAGCGGAGAAAAAACAGATTTAAACACCTTAAGTTTTTATGTTTCAACTCCTGATGGTCAAACTATAATGGAGCCTGAAAATATGGTTTATAAAAGAGATGACAAAACTTTTTTTACATTAGAAAATTATGTGAATTTCGGCGGTTTTATGAAAAGGTTAAATAATTTTTATAACGATTTAGAAAAATTTAGCCAATTTAATAAAAGCAAGATAGAAAGTCTTAAAAAAGAAATTGCAGAGCTAGAAAATATTACAGGAGACAACACTCCTATTTATAAGAGAAAAGACTATTTGGAGGCATTAAGAGAAGATAATCGCATTGTCATAGAAGAAATAGAAAAAATGAGTAAGCAAAAGGGTTATAAAAGTGATTTCGTGCCAAAATCTGCAAAGATTTTAGAGGATTTAAATAGGCACAATAAGATTATGAAAGACAGAGAATTGCTTATCTAA
- a CDS encoding P-loop NTPase family protein produces the protein MIISIINKKGGVGKTPFAFSIAKDLGYFLQSNDNSIIEKIYPEKAKILPTPKKIDNCVYDFGGFVEKGVLSIVKESNVVIIPCTSNYNSLLRTLETLNEIGNDDRVCILVTDYRDEKEKKQICETLESNFTDLNLFFFKFSKIIENSMSSGASFTELYNENNLSRLSYTNFFNEYQRLLHFIKKEKA, from the coding sequence ATGATTATATCTATCATAAATAAGAAAGGCGGGGTCGGCAAAACCCCTTTTGCTTTTTCTATTGCTAAAGATTTAGGATATTTTTTACAAAGCAATGATAATTCTATTATTGAAAAAATTTATCCTGAGAAAGCAAAAATTCTACCAACGCCAAAAAAAATAGATAATTGCGTTTATGATTTTGGCGGTTTTGTGGAAAAAGGTGTATTGAGTATTGTCAAAGAGAGCAATGTTGTTATTATTCCTTGCACAAGCAATTATAATTCTTTACTTAGAACACTAGAAACTTTAAATGAAATAGGTAATGATGATAGAGTTTGTATCTTAGTTACAGATTACAGGGACGAAAAAGAAAAAAAACAAATTTGTGAAACTCTTGAAAGTAATTTTACAGATTTAAATCTTTTCTTTTTCAAATTTTCAAAAATCATTGAAAATTCTATGAGTAGTGGAGCTTCTTTTACTGAACTCTACAATGAAAATAATCTTTCAAGGTTAAGCTATACAAATTTCTTTAATGAATACCAAAGACTTCTACATTTTATTAAAAAGGAAAAAGCATAA